The following proteins come from a genomic window of Pelagicoccus albus:
- a CDS encoding ABC transporter ATP-binding protein → MGAKTENHAPLESEDLAVGYHVKGQPDRLVAKDLNLQLVPGEFVCLLGPNGVGKSTLIRTLAGMQDPLRGCIQISGSKVSDMNAKERARSVSVVLTDSLPHGMFDGYSVVALGRHPHTSWTGGLGAEDKRKINWALEAVGATPLARRQISELSDGERQKIMIARALAQETNIMLLDEPTAFLDLPRRVELMRTLRDLARKERLCILLSTHDLDLALRSADRLWLLTGEGRLTTGMPEELALQGEIARTFASDEVDWDAEQGAFRMHPETCSMVSLEGTGHALVWTRRALTRIGYEVVENGQIPELRIRIEGESRWMVSYKETRLSFDSLGSLVEGLLNFRPAKAGKTL, encoded by the coding sequence ATGGGGGCAAAAACTGAGAATCACGCTCCTCTTGAGTCTGAGGATTTGGCTGTGGGTTACCATGTTAAAGGTCAGCCTGATCGACTGGTTGCCAAAGACTTGAATCTGCAATTGGTGCCAGGTGAGTTTGTCTGTCTTCTAGGCCCGAATGGAGTAGGCAAGTCGACCTTGATCCGCACTTTGGCCGGCATGCAAGATCCGTTGCGAGGCTGTATCCAGATTTCAGGTTCAAAGGTCTCAGACATGAACGCCAAGGAAAGGGCCCGTTCCGTCAGCGTGGTTTTGACCGATAGCCTGCCGCATGGCATGTTTGACGGTTACTCGGTCGTAGCCCTTGGAAGGCATCCGCATACTAGTTGGACAGGCGGATTGGGTGCTGAGGACAAGCGAAAGATTAATTGGGCCTTGGAAGCAGTAGGGGCGACTCCGCTGGCTCGTCGGCAGATTTCGGAACTGAGCGATGGTGAACGGCAAAAAATCATGATTGCCCGGGCTTTGGCGCAGGAGACCAATATCATGCTCCTCGATGAGCCGACTGCCTTTTTGGACCTGCCGCGTCGCGTCGAGCTGATGAGGACGCTGCGAGATCTGGCCCGCAAGGAGCGGCTTTGCATTTTGCTTTCCACCCATGATTTAGACTTGGCCTTGCGAAGCGCGGATCGGCTATGGCTGCTTACAGGTGAGGGACGTTTGACTACTGGCATGCCAGAAGAATTAGCCCTACAAGGAGAGATCGCCCGAACATTCGCTTCCGACGAAGTCGATTGGGATGCTGAGCAGGGTGCGTTTCGGATGCATCCAGAGACTTGCTCCATGGTTAGTTTGGAAGGGACGGGGCATGCGCTCGTTTGGACTCGTCGCGCTTTGACCCGTATCGGCTACGAGGTCGTGGAAAATGGGCAAATCCCCGAGCTGAGGATACGAATAGAAGGCGAAAGCCGTTGGATGGTTAGCTACAAGGAGACACGCCTCAGTTTTGATTCCTTGGGTTCTCTCGTAGAAGGACTTTTGAATTTTAGGCCTGCCAAAGCGGGGAAGACACTATGA
- a CDS encoding ABC transporter substrate-binding protein: MKSFSFILLLALFCFVGQASELRYAKNFSIRDHEDYREIEVRNTWVGAGDEKQVYALVPRGSDLPELDDSVVVIRTPVERLAVMTTVFLGVVHELDLYESLAGVANPNFVNDQRTIELLEAGKVKELQSGSSMNLETMMLLQPDLVLTSTTGNPTFDVDPQLSRSALPIVVTAAYMEEHPLGRTEWIKFVAAFYGEEKQALADIIFNEVATEYERLVELAAAVESRPTVLTNAPFGGSWHVSGGQSYTAKALEHAGADYLWKDLDSSGSQPMDIEIILQRAADVDIWLNPSSYSTMKSLLAQDERYVAFKALREGEVYNKTVRVNENGGNDIYERGVAHPEEVLADLIKIFHPELLPEHEFVFYEKLK; this comes from the coding sequence ATGAAGTCCTTTTCTTTTATCCTCCTATTGGCCCTTTTCTGTTTCGTGGGGCAGGCGAGCGAACTTCGCTACGCCAAAAACTTCTCTATCCGCGATCACGAGGACTATCGGGAGATAGAAGTACGCAACACTTGGGTGGGCGCGGGTGATGAGAAACAGGTTTATGCCTTGGTTCCCCGCGGTAGCGATTTGCCGGAGCTCGATGATTCCGTTGTCGTGATTAGAACACCGGTCGAGCGACTGGCGGTGATGACAACAGTCTTCCTCGGTGTCGTGCACGAACTCGACCTCTACGAGTCCTTGGCGGGTGTGGCTAACCCGAATTTTGTCAATGACCAGCGTACCATCGAGCTTCTCGAAGCGGGTAAGGTGAAGGAACTGCAGTCCGGCAGCTCCATGAATCTGGAGACCATGATGCTGCTGCAGCCGGATCTCGTTCTTACCAGCACTACCGGAAACCCAACGTTTGACGTCGATCCACAGCTAAGCCGGTCAGCTCTTCCAATTGTAGTGACTGCGGCATACATGGAAGAACATCCCTTGGGTCGCACAGAGTGGATCAAGTTTGTTGCCGCCTTTTACGGCGAGGAAAAGCAAGCCTTGGCTGACATAATTTTCAACGAGGTGGCAACTGAATACGAGAGGCTTGTCGAGCTAGCAGCAGCAGTCGAATCGAGACCTACCGTACTTACCAATGCCCCATTTGGTGGTTCATGGCATGTTTCCGGCGGCCAAAGCTATACCGCCAAAGCCCTCGAACATGCAGGGGCGGATTATCTCTGGAAGGATCTTGATTCCAGTGGGAGCCAGCCGATGGACATCGAAATCATTTTGCAGCGGGCGGCCGATGTGGATATCTGGCTTAATCCCAGTAGTTACTCTACCATGAAGTCGCTCCTTGCTCAGGATGAACGCTACGTGGCCTTCAAGGCGCTTCGCGAGGGCGAAGTTTACAACAAGACGGTTCGGGTAAACGAGAATGGCGGTAACGACATCTACGAGCGTGGGGTTGCTCATCCGGAGGAAGTGCTCGCTGATCTCATCAAGATTTTCCACCCGGAGCTTTTGCCGGAGCATGAGTTTGTCTTCTACGAGAAGCTCAAGTAG
- a CDS encoding FecCD family ABC transporter permease: MSEPVAKNRVPVFFGLLVLCVLVLLVANVCLGSATFSLKELWAAVSGDESGSPVIAQIVLDFRLPRALTALFAGAALAVSGLLMQTVFRNPLADPFVLGVNSGASLGVAIVLLVLAPAGISLTQGLELSGHVLVVIAATGGAAVVLGIVLAFAQRVDVMSLLILGLMMSYAVGSIVSILMFYSMAERIQSFFSWSYGTFGNVAWSHMRVFGSCILAGAGASLFLCKPLDALLMGERFAESLGTNVKLVRFFCLGLASLLAGTVTGFCGPIGFLGIAAPHLCRYLFKTARHRVLIPASLLSGASIAMAADLVAKAPGFDGALPLNAVTALVGAPVIIAALIRQRNLRKAFG; encoded by the coding sequence ATGAGTGAGCCTGTTGCCAAAAACCGTGTACCTGTCTTCTTCGGACTGCTCGTTCTTTGCGTCCTCGTTTTGTTAGTTGCCAATGTGTGCCTCGGCTCTGCCACATTTTCCCTCAAGGAGCTTTGGGCAGCGGTTAGCGGAGACGAATCCGGTTCTCCAGTGATCGCTCAAATAGTTCTCGATTTCCGGTTGCCACGGGCTTTGACCGCTCTTTTCGCCGGAGCGGCTTTGGCTGTATCCGGACTCTTGATGCAGACTGTTTTTCGGAATCCCTTGGCTGACCCTTTTGTATTGGGGGTGAACTCGGGTGCCAGTCTAGGTGTAGCGATTGTATTGCTGGTTCTGGCTCCGGCGGGCATTTCGCTCACGCAAGGGCTCGAGCTGAGTGGTCATGTGCTGGTCGTGATCGCTGCGACTGGTGGGGCTGCAGTGGTGCTGGGGATCGTGCTAGCATTTGCCCAAAGGGTAGATGTCATGTCGCTGCTGATACTCGGATTGATGATGAGTTATGCGGTCGGGTCGATTGTTAGCATTCTCATGTTTTATAGTATGGCTGAGCGGATACAGTCGTTTTTCTCCTGGTCCTACGGAACTTTCGGAAATGTCGCTTGGAGTCATATGCGGGTTTTTGGTAGCTGTATTTTGGCGGGGGCCGGAGCGAGCTTGTTCCTTTGCAAACCATTGGATGCTCTCTTAATGGGGGAACGATTCGCCGAGTCCCTCGGCACCAATGTTAAGTTGGTCCGCTTCTTCTGCCTCGGATTGGCTTCGCTGCTCGCAGGTACGGTAACCGGCTTTTGCGGACCAATCGGCTTCCTCGGCATCGCGGCTCCGCACTTGTGTCGCTATTTGTTCAAGACAGCTCGGCATCGTGTCCTTATCCCTGCCTCGCTCCTCAGTGGGGCATCAATTGCCATGGCGGCTGATTTAGTTGCCAAGGCCCCAGGGTTCGATGGAGCTCTTCCTCTTAACGCCGTCACTGCTCTAGTAGGAGCGCCGGTCATCATCGCCGCCCTTATTCGTCAGAGAAATCTTAGAAAGGCCTTTGGGTAA
- a CDS encoding glycoside hydrolase family 43 protein, whose protein sequence is MYLNPLKGLLLVSLLNIGEIHAASDSVHFDWFEYEGKDVAFSDPVPEGSFQNPILAGFYPDPSMCRVEDDFYMVTSTFAFWPGVPIFHSQDLVNWEQIGHVLDRPSQLDNIGDKVSESIFAPTIRHHDGVFYMITTAVQGINNFYVTATGPAGPWSDPILLPWVDGIDPSFFFDDDGRVYITHNGLPPQRESLYEGHRAVWLWEIDMESGEPIGEGKIIVNGGVDLSEEPVWIEAPHIFKRGDWYYLTCAEGGTSQNHSQVIFRAKSLGDEWIAWEENPILTQRDLSPDRPNPIDAAGHADFVQLENGDWWASFLAVRPYEGGFYGTGRETFLLPVEWTEDDWPIILPAGQEVPWTLPKPDLAPSEVSMPTTGNFSIREEFDGDELGMEWITLRTPVHDWSSLEEKAGFLSIDPLAVELSELDNPSWLCRRIQHATYSASSSLLAPAPGVEAGVALLIREDHYFFVGIQYVNDEYVVFLEKADGGEGQIVVQVPLPELKEGEALVFKIEADRSEISFKVQTEGSGELDLAENEDATILTTQKAWGFVGTMIGPYARLEATE, encoded by the coding sequence ATGTACCTCAACCCCCTGAAAGGTCTTTTATTAGTCTCGTTATTGAACATTGGAGAAATCCACGCTGCTTCTGATTCGGTCCACTTCGATTGGTTTGAATATGAAGGTAAGGACGTCGCCTTCAGCGATCCGGTTCCCGAAGGAAGTTTTCAGAATCCGATCTTAGCCGGGTTCTACCCTGACCCTAGCATGTGTCGCGTAGAGGACGATTTCTACATGGTCACTTCGACATTCGCCTTTTGGCCTGGCGTACCCATTTTTCACAGCCAGGATTTGGTGAATTGGGAGCAAATCGGACACGTCTTGGACCGACCGAGCCAATTGGACAACATCGGCGACAAGGTGTCCGAATCGATATTTGCCCCGACGATCCGCCACCATGACGGCGTTTTCTATATGATCACGACTGCGGTGCAGGGGATAAACAATTTTTACGTGACCGCTACTGGCCCGGCGGGTCCATGGTCGGACCCGATCTTGTTGCCATGGGTCGACGGTATTGATCCTTCCTTCTTCTTCGATGATGATGGCAGAGTCTATATTACGCATAACGGTCTTCCGCCTCAACGGGAGTCCCTCTACGAAGGGCACAGGGCGGTTTGGCTTTGGGAGATCGACATGGAATCGGGAGAGCCGATCGGAGAAGGCAAAATCATCGTAAACGGTGGCGTGGACCTATCTGAGGAGCCGGTTTGGATCGAGGCTCCACACATCTTTAAAAGAGGAGACTGGTATTACCTGACCTGCGCGGAAGGAGGCACTAGCCAAAACCATTCCCAAGTCATCTTCCGTGCTAAGAGCCTCGGCGATGAGTGGATTGCTTGGGAGGAAAATCCAATTCTCACCCAACGGGACCTTTCACCGGACCGACCGAATCCAATCGACGCAGCGGGACATGCGGACTTCGTGCAGCTCGAAAACGGCGACTGGTGGGCAAGCTTCTTGGCGGTGCGTCCCTACGAGGGTGGCTTCTACGGAACAGGCCGCGAGACCTTCCTTCTACCAGTGGAGTGGACCGAAGACGATTGGCCGATCATTCTGCCGGCTGGTCAAGAGGTCCCTTGGACGCTGCCAAAACCCGATCTCGCTCCGAGCGAAGTCTCGATGCCGACCACTGGAAATTTCTCGATTCGGGAAGAGTTCGATGGCGACGAACTGGGCATGGAGTGGATAACGCTGAGAACCCCGGTCCACGACTGGAGTTCGCTCGAGGAGAAAGCTGGATTTCTGAGCATCGACCCGCTTGCCGTCGAGTTGTCGGAACTGGATAATCCATCTTGGCTGTGCAGACGCATCCAACACGCCACTTACTCAGCTTCCAGCAGCCTGCTAGCTCCGGCTCCAGGTGTAGAGGCAGGAGTGGCTCTGCTCATCCGTGAGGATCATTACTTTTTTGTAGGGATACAGTATGTGAATGACGAATACGTTGTCTTCCTAGAAAAGGCTGATGGAGGTGAGGGGCAGATCGTGGTTCAAGTGCCTTTGCCCGAATTGAAGGAAGGTGAAGCGCTTGTTTTCAAAATCGAAGCCGACCGCTCTGAAATTTCCTTCAAGGTTCAAACCGAAGGGAGCGGAGAGCTCGACTTGGCTGAAAACGAGGATGCAACCATATTGACCACGCAAAAGGCTTGGGGATTTGTTGGTACCATGATTGGACCCTATGCTCGACTTGAGGCGACCGAGTAG
- a CDS encoding adenosylcobinamide amidohydrolase gives MKIGHFYDAVELHREEKIVYAKFLKPHRTLSTCRLNGGMREDLEYVYNHQSCEPRAHIGTDLCHVAVKEPERYQRRIAGKAGLDFEKCASLGTAANVNNAAVSVEKFEDLEVVAIVTAGVGGNGGRAGDPASYYQSEDGAVIINKAPPQAGTINMILLISEEVTKGALVSAATVLCEAKSSILQELMAPSRYSEGIASGTGTDQIGIACRLGTKIVHTDANKHSKLGELIGKVGRKALQEALNLQSGLTPDARRSSVAQLARFGETQEAFIEGIKSLLDPEAAALFEANFLSANHDPVSVAAVQALVHLKDQFTWGVLPFGCIQEIMTGQAALLASCVAGKEISRSQLQEKLGMEAISLDSGDFLTLVRKCYALGYGMKWQGRFED, from the coding sequence ATGAAGATTGGTCATTTTTACGACGCGGTGGAACTGCACCGTGAGGAGAAGATCGTTTATGCGAAGTTTCTGAAGCCGCATCGAACGCTGTCTACCTGCCGGTTAAATGGTGGAATGCGCGAGGATCTTGAATACGTCTACAACCACCAGTCTTGCGAACCCCGGGCCCACATAGGAACTGATCTTTGCCATGTGGCGGTGAAGGAGCCAGAGCGCTACCAGCGTCGAATCGCTGGCAAGGCAGGCTTGGACTTCGAAAAGTGCGCCTCTCTGGGAACCGCTGCCAATGTTAACAACGCAGCAGTCAGCGTTGAGAAGTTCGAGGATCTGGAAGTGGTCGCAATCGTGACGGCAGGCGTTGGCGGCAATGGCGGCCGAGCGGGCGATCCAGCATCCTACTATCAATCCGAAGACGGAGCGGTGATTATAAACAAGGCTCCGCCGCAAGCGGGTACGATCAATATGATCCTGCTAATAAGCGAGGAGGTTACCAAGGGAGCTCTTGTCTCTGCAGCCACAGTTCTATGCGAAGCGAAAAGCAGCATCTTACAAGAGCTCATGGCCCCCTCCCGCTATTCGGAGGGAATTGCTAGCGGCACCGGGACCGATCAGATCGGAATCGCCTGCCGCCTCGGTACCAAGATTGTGCATACCGATGCGAACAAGCATTCAAAGCTCGGAGAATTAATAGGTAAGGTGGGGCGGAAGGCTCTGCAGGAAGCTCTGAATTTGCAATCGGGACTTACCCCTGACGCGAGACGATCGAGCGTCGCACAACTCGCTCGCTTCGGCGAGACGCAGGAGGCATTTATCGAGGGAATAAAATCGCTCCTCGACCCCGAAGCGGCCGCCCTGTTCGAGGCCAACTTTCTTTCGGCCAATCACGATCCGGTTTCGGTGGCGGCAGTTCAGGCATTGGTACATCTCAAGGACCAATTCACTTGGGGAGTACTTCCTTTCGGTTGTATTCAGGAGATAATGACCGGACAGGCTGCTCTGTTGGCGAGCTGCGTGGCAGGAAAAGAAATCTCACGAAGCCAACTGCAGGAAAAGCTAGGTATGGAGGCGATCAGCTTAGACTCAGGCGATTTTTTGACCTTGGTTCGCAAATGCTATGCGCTCGGCTATGGTATGAAATGGCAAGGTCGCTTCGAGGACTAG
- a CDS encoding TonB-dependent receptor plug domain-containing protein — protein sequence MNQQTEYNFKNSIRFCCAVGFGIAGLASPARSQDSLAEDVHELDAFSVSASRLELPIQQVGSTVDVLDTYELNQGADLFLVDALRELPGLVMRNNGGAGNSFGITTRGLNSNRPKVLLNGIDVSNPSSGQILNLGNLFTSSVSRVEMLRGPQSSIYGADALAGVISIDTLSPDSAPGGRAALSYGSHDTYDYSLGHSGSQGALSWSVDGMIHESEGFSAQSPSYGEAWADDDTYDNTTFTGALGYQLSEKARLFASAVYMDTYAEYDPGDPAWVWGTVSGDYYATTEELFARVGSDFTVQDNWQSTLALGYSDVESSSYSDGYVYDSNGRRYSYEWINQIEASEAWSVVAGLEYKSEENLSDIGNRNDLSAYMENVFRVNENLDVTLGARYDDNSAYGEEGTYRATFSYRIDDLDARVRGSLGTSFQAPSFYQLFSPYYGNVDLKAESGKGWDLGVEKSLLDGNLSFSSTLFGNKVSDKIVWSGVYNNVSEYKSVGVESALRYFFSDTLSFKAAYTYSDAEEDGGLEPLRVPRHVGSIGTNYSALDGDLNLNLDLVAVSSQFSDSTARAAGTRLDGYQVVNFAARYKVSEQYSLWLRVGNLFDSEYEEISGYETDGINANAGVRMAF from the coding sequence ATGAATCAACAAACTGAATACAACTTTAAGAATTCCATCCGCTTTTGCTGCGCGGTTGGTTTCGGTATCGCCGGCCTGGCGTCTCCTGCGCGTTCTCAGGATAGTTTGGCAGAAGATGTCCACGAGCTGGACGCCTTCTCGGTGTCTGCCTCCCGCTTGGAGCTGCCCATCCAGCAGGTGGGAAGCACCGTCGATGTTCTCGACACTTACGAATTGAACCAAGGAGCGGATTTGTTCCTCGTTGACGCTCTTCGCGAATTGCCAGGATTGGTTATGCGCAACAACGGGGGAGCGGGCAATAGCTTCGGCATCACCACCCGCGGTCTAAATTCCAACCGACCAAAAGTTCTGCTTAACGGCATCGACGTCAGCAATCCTTCTTCCGGGCAGATTTTGAACTTGGGCAACCTCTTCACGAGCTCGGTTTCCCGCGTCGAAATGTTGCGCGGCCCACAGAGTTCAATCTATGGAGCGGATGCCTTGGCTGGCGTAATCTCTATCGATACTTTGAGCCCAGACTCCGCCCCTGGCGGAAGAGCTGCCTTGTCCTACGGATCTCATGACACTTATGACTACTCGCTCGGCCACAGCGGTTCGCAGGGGGCGTTGAGCTGGTCCGTCGATGGCATGATCCACGAGTCGGAAGGCTTCTCTGCACAATCACCTAGCTACGGCGAGGCCTGGGCAGACGATGATACCTACGACAATACGACTTTCACCGGAGCCCTCGGTTACCAGTTGAGCGAGAAGGCTCGTCTCTTCGCATCTGCGGTCTACATGGATACCTATGCGGAATATGATCCAGGCGACCCTGCTTGGGTATGGGGAACGGTCTCTGGCGATTACTACGCTACCACCGAAGAGTTATTTGCCCGCGTCGGCAGCGACTTCACCGTTCAGGATAACTGGCAGAGCACGCTCGCCCTTGGATACTCTGATGTTGAGAGCTCCTCATACAGCGATGGCTACGTATATGACAGTAACGGACGACGCTACAGCTACGAATGGATTAACCAGATCGAAGCCAGCGAAGCCTGGTCAGTCGTAGCTGGGCTTGAATACAAAAGCGAAGAGAACCTCAGCGATATAGGCAACCGAAACGACCTTTCCGCTTACATGGAAAACGTCTTCCGCGTAAACGAGAACCTGGACGTGACTCTGGGTGCTCGCTACGATGACAATAGCGCTTATGGCGAAGAAGGAACCTACCGTGCTACCTTTAGCTATCGTATCGACGATTTGGATGCACGCGTTCGTGGCTCTTTGGGCACGTCCTTCCAAGCTCCTTCATTCTATCAGCTCTTCAGCCCTTATTACGGAAATGTAGACCTGAAAGCTGAGAGCGGAAAGGGTTGGGATCTCGGAGTGGAGAAGTCGCTACTCGACGGGAATCTATCTTTCAGCTCTACGCTTTTCGGAAACAAGGTGAGCGACAAGATCGTGTGGAGCGGCGTTTACAACAATGTAAGCGAGTACAAGAGCGTCGGTGTTGAAAGCGCACTGCGCTACTTCTTCTCGGACACGTTGAGCTTCAAAGCGGCTTACACCTATAGCGATGCGGAAGAAGACGGCGGACTCGAGCCTTTGCGTGTACCTCGCCATGTTGGTTCGATCGGTACCAACTACAGCGCTCTCGACGGTGACTTGAACCTGAACCTCGATCTGGTCGCGGTTTCTAGCCAGTTTAGCGACAGCACTGCTCGTGCGGCAGGAACTCGCCTCGATGGGTACCAAGTGGTGAACTTCGCTGCTCGCTACAAGGTCTCGGAGCAGTACTCGCTTTGGCTGCGTGTTGGAAATCTCTTCGATTCGGAGTATGAGGAAATTTCTGGCTACGAGACGGACGGCATCAACGCCAATGCCGGCGTGCGCATGGCATTTTAG
- a CDS encoding adenine nucleotide alpha hydrolase yields MSEEIIHSWSSGKDSAMALSTVRKNGYKVATLVTVVRDDQRVSVHGVSRELLRAQASRLGLPLVELLVDKTNSYEDVMAGFLLEQAEKGRNKISYGDLFLEDIRNWRDQLHRRLGFHCLYPIWQTPSRIFADEFIASGRKAVVVCVDTKRLDASFAGRDYDQNFLEDLPEGIDPCGENGEFHTFVYDGPDFSRPIPLERGAPEIREFNDPGHQFRFGFCDLSLRQGESR; encoded by the coding sequence ATGAGCGAGGAAATCATCCACTCCTGGTCTAGCGGCAAGGATAGCGCGATGGCGTTGTCAACCGTTCGAAAAAATGGATACAAGGTGGCTACTTTGGTAACGGTCGTTCGGGACGATCAGCGCGTCAGCGTTCATGGTGTTAGCCGTGAGCTATTGAGAGCGCAGGCAAGTCGTTTAGGGCTACCCTTAGTCGAATTACTAGTAGACAAGACGAACTCCTATGAGGACGTGATGGCTGGTTTTTTGTTAGAGCAAGCCGAGAAGGGGCGAAACAAAATATCCTACGGCGACCTCTTTTTGGAAGACATCCGGAACTGGAGGGACCAGCTTCACCGCAGACTTGGCTTTCATTGTCTGTATCCGATTTGGCAAACGCCTAGCCGAATATTCGCAGATGAGTTCATCGCCAGCGGACGAAAAGCGGTAGTGGTTTGTGTGGATACGAAGCGACTTGATGCGTCGTTTGCGGGAAGGGATTACGACCAGAATTTTCTCGAAGATTTGCCTGAAGGAATCGATCCCTGTGGAGAAAACGGGGAGTTTCACACTTTCGTCTACGACGGACCGGATTTCTCTCGCCCGATCCCCCTCGAGCGCGGAGCTCCAGAGATTAGAGAGTTCAACGATCCGGGACATCAGTTTCGCTTTGGCTTTTGTGACCTAAGTTTGAGGCAAGGGGAATCGCGGTGA
- a CDS encoding cob(I)yrinic acid a,c-diamide adenosyltransferase produces the protein MGKGIISTRAGDKGRTGVGGGGRVDKDDARIEALGDLDETNSVIGVLRSLLPAEHDWEEGLRRIQTEMMNLMGHVATPSDVERPQSIPLPDEAVVWMEDWMQKIEDSLADTTEYFLLPGGNQISAQCHIVRTVARRAERRLVTLNKADPVVPSVLKFVNRLSDLMFKLARQETHRKGLTENRWRLFKPERNK, from the coding sequence ATGGGAAAAGGCATTATTTCAACGAGAGCGGGCGACAAGGGAAGAACGGGCGTCGGAGGCGGTGGTCGAGTCGACAAAGACGATGCTCGTATCGAAGCTCTTGGCGATTTGGATGAAACCAATAGCGTTATAGGCGTATTGAGAAGCTTGCTCCCCGCTGAACACGATTGGGAGGAAGGTTTGAGACGTATCCAGACGGAAATGATGAACCTCATGGGTCACGTTGCTACGCCGTCCGATGTCGAGCGTCCTCAGTCCATTCCCTTGCCCGACGAAGCGGTCGTCTGGATGGAAGATTGGATGCAGAAGATCGAAGACAGTCTAGCCGATACCACGGAGTATTTCCTTCTTCCCGGGGGCAACCAGATTTCCGCCCAATGCCATATCGTTCGCACCGTGGCTCGTCGGGCGGAACGGAGACTGGTGACACTTAACAAGGCCGACCCAGTTGTCCCAAGCGTGCTGAAGTTTGTGAACCGTTTGTCTGACTTGATGTTCAAGCTAGCTCGTCAGGAGACGCACCGCAAGGGCCTGACCGAAAATCGTTGGCGCCTCTTCAAGCCAGAGCGTAACAAGTAG
- the cbiB gene encoding adenosylcobinamide-phosphate synthase CbiB, whose translation MIYEYAIAIGGGVALDFIFGDPRRMPHLVRAVGWLAVQGEKAVVTTLGRTVVGGFFLGAGILAICLGCYLGVVTLLAGWSPWAKVAFDAIVVFQCVAYRDLVKHVLEVKRGLENSLEQGRQRVSWIVGRDTERMEEDDVCRAAIESGAENLNDAVVAPLFWAAFLGPVGALVFRISNTMDAMVGHRTERFEKLGKVSARIDDILNYLPARLCCVLILKLGQCFGWRRLKSDAKKHPSFNAGWPEAAMASRLGVVIGGRMYEGGELVQTAEMNEGARQPGRDDVEKATQVMGVAYFKLLVLIALGWSVSALVLN comes from the coding sequence GTGATTTACGAATACGCGATAGCCATCGGAGGGGGCGTAGCCCTTGATTTTATCTTCGGAGACCCGCGCCGAATGCCACATTTGGTGCGGGCTGTAGGTTGGCTGGCCGTACAAGGCGAGAAGGCGGTTGTGACGACTCTAGGTCGAACGGTCGTGGGCGGGTTCTTCCTTGGGGCAGGCATCTTGGCTATTTGCCTTGGCTGCTATCTGGGAGTGGTAACCCTGCTCGCCGGCTGGAGTCCCTGGGCCAAGGTCGCTTTTGACGCGATTGTGGTATTCCAGTGCGTCGCTTACAGAGACCTCGTCAAGCATGTGCTGGAGGTGAAAAGAGGGCTTGAGAATAGTTTGGAGCAAGGTCGGCAACGCGTCTCCTGGATCGTAGGTCGGGACACGGAACGGATGGAGGAAGACGACGTCTGCCGAGCCGCGATCGAGAGTGGGGCGGAGAATTTGAACGACGCTGTAGTCGCTCCCCTGTTTTGGGCTGCTTTCCTAGGACCGGTCGGTGCGCTCGTATTCAGGATCTCAAACACCATGGACGCCATGGTGGGGCATCGGACCGAGCGTTTCGAGAAGCTTGGCAAAGTTTCGGCTCGGATAGATGACATCCTAAACTATTTACCCGCTCGTTTATGCTGCGTGCTCATTCTGAAGCTGGGCCAATGTTTCGGATGGAGGCGGTTGAAGTCAGACGCCAAGAAGCATCCTAGTTTCAATGCAGGTTGGCCAGAGGCGGCTATGGCGTCGCGACTAGGAGTCGTAATTGGTGGTCGGATGTACGAGGGAGGCGAACTAGTGCAGACGGCTGAGATGAACGAAGGAGCTCGGCAACCCGGCAGAGATGATGTGGAAAAAGCGACTCAAGTCATGGGGGTTGCCTACTTTAAGTTGTTGGTTCTCATAGCGCTTGGCTGGAGCGTCTCTGCCTTGGTTTTAAACTAA